From one Methylomonas paludis genomic stretch:
- the dnaG gene encoding DNA primase, translated as MSGKIPRQFIDDLLVRVDIVDLIDSHVPLKKSGSSFVARCPFHTEKTPSFSVSRQRQLYHCFGCGVSGNAISFLMDFNHLDFVEAVEDLAGFIGVQVPREAFVNQKSVDDKQDIARLYVVLEGVAAFYSEQLRSPEGQKAVEYLKNRGLSGEVARDFGLGYAPQAWDALLARFDQKSLLDAGMLVLKEDGRAYDRFRGRLMFPIRDKRKRVIGFGGRVLDASQPKYLNSPETVLFSKGKELYGLCELLEKNARPAQILVVEGYMDVIALAQFGVVNAVAALGTATSKAHVDLLFRFSPELVFCFDGDAAGLQAAWRAVEAALPCLRDGRQIKIMLLPQGYDPDSLVREEGLVAFQQRITQAEVLSDYFFGRMGVDLNLTTMEGRSRLLAAAKPQLEKIPQGFFRDLMFNRLHELSGARVSEKVEKTAKLMTKNSVKRQLPKKSPKSNLMRKVLSLLLQHPQLAKQFEQQLLDLDVLDFAGADLLRDVLKVIAATGPENNAMLLENYRDTPHNKTIVALSNLVWDIPDGGEAGEFLGALQQLVRLSRESRMSKLIEKVSRGEALTPAEMEEYKMGGKL; from the coding sequence ATGTCGGGCAAAATACCTCGGCAGTTTATAGATGATTTACTAGTGCGGGTCGATATTGTTGATCTGATCGATTCGCATGTCCCTCTTAAAAAATCAGGCAGCAGTTTTGTCGCGCGCTGTCCGTTTCATACCGAGAAAACCCCCAGTTTTTCTGTCAGTCGTCAGCGTCAGCTTTATCATTGTTTTGGCTGTGGAGTCAGTGGTAATGCCATCAGTTTTCTGATGGACTTTAATCATTTGGATTTTGTGGAAGCAGTGGAGGATCTGGCCGGTTTTATTGGGGTACAGGTTCCCAGAGAGGCCTTTGTCAATCAAAAGTCGGTTGATGATAAGCAGGATATTGCTCGGCTTTATGTCGTACTGGAAGGTGTTGCAGCATTTTATTCTGAACAATTGCGCAGCCCGGAAGGTCAAAAGGCGGTTGAGTATCTAAAAAACCGGGGATTGAGTGGTGAGGTGGCGCGTGATTTTGGCTTGGGTTATGCACCACAGGCTTGGGATGCCTTATTGGCTCGCTTCGATCAAAAAAGTCTGTTGGATGCCGGCATGCTGGTGCTCAAAGAAGATGGGAGGGCTTACGACCGGTTTCGCGGCAGATTAATGTTTCCGATTCGGGATAAGCGTAAGCGTGTTATTGGTTTCGGTGGTCGTGTACTGGATGCCTCTCAGCCAAAATATCTTAATTCTCCAGAAACCGTATTATTTTCAAAGGGTAAAGAGTTATATGGCCTTTGTGAATTGTTGGAGAAAAATGCCCGGCCTGCCCAAATTTTGGTGGTTGAAGGCTATATGGATGTCATCGCTCTGGCGCAATTTGGGGTTGTCAACGCAGTTGCTGCATTAGGTACAGCGACATCCAAAGCTCATGTCGATTTGCTGTTTCGCTTTAGTCCTGAGCTGGTGTTTTGTTTTGATGGCGATGCCGCCGGTTTGCAGGCTGCTTGGCGAGCTGTTGAGGCGGCCTTGCCATGTTTGCGTGATGGCAGGCAAATCAAGATCATGTTGCTGCCTCAAGGGTATGATCCAGATAGTCTGGTGCGAGAAGAGGGTCTGGTTGCTTTTCAGCAGCGCATTACTCAGGCAGAAGTGTTGTCCGATTATTTTTTTGGGCGTATGGGTGTTGACTTAAATTTAACGACTATGGAAGGACGATCCCGTTTGCTGGCCGCGGCAAAGCCGCAATTGGAAAAAATCCCTCAGGGTTTTTTTAGGGATTTAATGTTTAACCGTTTGCACGAATTATCAGGCGCCCGGGTTTCAGAAAAAGTCGAAAAAACCGCTAAACTTATGACTAAGAATTCGGTTAAGCGGCAGTTGCCTAAAAAGTCTCCAAAATCGAATTTAATGCGAAAAGTTTTGTCTTTGTTATTGCAGCACCCGCAGTTAGCAAAACAATTTGAGCAGCAACTTCTGGATCTTGATGTGCTGGATTTTGCGGGGGCTGATTTGTTGCGGGATGTGTTGAAGGTTATTGCGGCAACTGGGCCGGAAAATAATGCCATGCTCCTTGAAAATTATCGGGACACCCCGCATAACAAAACTATTGTGGCATTATCCAATTTGGTTTGGGATATTCCTGATGGCGGAGAAGCTGGTGAGTTTTTAGGCGCTCTGCAACAATTGGTGAGGTTGTCCAGAGAAAGCCGGATGAGTAAATTGATAGAAAAAGTCAGCCGTGGCGAAGCTTTGACTCCAGCAGAAATGGAGGAGTACAAGATGGGCGGTAAATTATAA
- a CDS encoding GatB/YqeY domain-containing protein: MTLLTEHIKDEMKAAMKSGEKSRLGVIRLILAAIKQVEVDERIELDDARVITVLDKMLKQRRESIKQYRDANRVDLAEIEEFEIVVIQGFLPQPLSEVEIDALIAAAVAETGATSIKDMGNVMSLLRPQMLGRADMAFVSARIKASLVA; the protein is encoded by the coding sequence ATGACCTTATTAACGGAACACATCAAGGACGAAATGAAAGCCGCTATGAAGAGTGGCGAAAAGTCCAGATTAGGTGTAATTCGTTTAATTCTGGCTGCCATCAAGCAAGTTGAGGTTGATGAGCGTATAGAGCTGGATGATGCCCGAGTAATTACCGTACTCGACAAAATGCTCAAGCAGCGCCGTGAATCCATCAAGCAATACCGGGATGCCAATCGTGTCGATCTTGCGGAAATAGAAGAATTTGAGATTGTGGTTATCCAGGGCTTTTTGCCGCAACCGCTCAGCGAAGTCGAAATAGACGCTTTGATTGCGGCGGCTGTAGCAGAGACTGGCGCTACTTCAATTAAAGATATGGGTAATGTCATGAGCTTGCTCAGGCCGCAAATGCTGGGGCGGGCGGATATGGCTTTTGTCAGTGCCAGAATCAAGGCTAGTTTAGTAGCCTGA
- the rpsU gene encoding 30S ribosomal protein S21 yields MPSIKVKENEHFDVAIRRFKRACEKAGVLAEVRRREFYEKPTTERKRKGAAAVKRHLKKLARERYALKNLRRGRPQI; encoded by the coding sequence ATGCCATCAATTAAAGTTAAAGAAAATGAACATTTTGACGTAGCGATTCGTCGCTTTAAACGCGCTTGTGAAAAAGCGGGTGTTTTGGCCGAAGTGCGTCGCCGCGAGTTTTACGAAAAACCAACCACCGAGCGTAAACGCAAAGGTGCTGCTGCTGTTAAACGCCATTTGAAAAAATTGGCGCGTGAGCGTTATGCTTTGAAAAATCTGCGTCGCGGTCGTCCGCAAATCTAA
- the tsaD gene encoding tRNA (adenosine(37)-N6)-threonylcarbamoyltransferase complex transferase subunit TsaD, with protein sequence MYVLGIETSCDETATAIYHAEKGLISHTLYSQIETHSAYGGVVPELASRDHIRKLVPLIKQTIQDGKLTPHDINGIAYTAGPGLMGALLVGAATARSLAWTWGIPVIGVHHMEGHLLAPMLEDNPPQFPFVALLISGGHSLLIAVTGIGAYQLLGESLDDAAGEAFDKTAKMLGLPYPGGPKLAKLAEQGQERFKFPRPMTDRPGLDFSFSGLKTYTLNTINSTEQTPQDKADVAYAFQKAMAETLTIKCRRALEQTGLNTLVIAGGVSANQEIRRHLLDMAQAQGTRIYFPRPEFCTDNGAMIAYAGCQRLRAGQTQNLEIFARPRWPMAELTVTSH encoded by the coding sequence ATGTACGTTTTAGGCATAGAAACTTCTTGTGACGAGACGGCAACTGCCATTTACCATGCCGAAAAAGGCTTGATCAGCCATACTTTATACAGCCAGATCGAAACTCACAGCGCCTACGGCGGGGTAGTACCGGAACTGGCCTCCCGCGATCACATCCGCAAGCTGGTTCCACTAATTAAACAGACTATCCAAGACGGCAAGCTCACTCCGCATGATATAAACGGCATAGCTTATACTGCCGGACCAGGATTGATGGGAGCGCTATTAGTAGGAGCGGCCACTGCCCGCAGCCTGGCATGGACCTGGGGCATTCCAGTCATCGGCGTACACCATATGGAGGGCCATTTACTGGCTCCCATGCTGGAAGACAATCCGCCTCAATTTCCCTTTGTAGCCTTGTTAATTTCTGGCGGCCATAGCCTGTTAATCGCCGTAACCGGCATCGGGGCTTATCAGTTACTGGGTGAATCACTGGACGACGCCGCCGGCGAAGCCTTTGACAAGACGGCTAAAATGTTGGGCCTGCCCTACCCAGGCGGCCCCAAACTCGCAAAACTTGCCGAACAAGGCCAAGAACGCTTTAAGTTTCCACGCCCTATGACTGACCGGCCTGGTCTGGACTTTAGTTTTAGCGGCCTGAAGACCTATACCTTGAACACCATTAACAGTACCGAGCAAACCCCGCAAGACAAAGCGGATGTGGCTTACGCCTTTCAAAAAGCCATGGCGGAAACCTTGACGATTAAATGCAGGCGCGCCTTGGAACAAACTGGCTTAAACACCTTGGTTATTGCCGGCGGCGTTAGCGCCAACCAAGAGATACGCAGGCATTTACTGGATATGGCTCAAGCACAAGGCACCCGGATTTATTTTCCGCGCCCGGAATTCTGTACCGACAATGGGGCAATGATTGCCTATGCAGGCTGCCAGCGGCTAAGGGCTGGACAAACCCAAAATCTGGAGATTTTTGCCAGACCACGCTGGCCTATGGCGGAATTAACTGTAACTTCACACTAA
- the plsY gene encoding glycerol-3-phosphate 1-O-acyltransferase PlsY has product MIEWLLTPLAYLTGSVSSAIIVCKLMGLADPRTNGSGNPGATNVMRIGGKKAAAITLFGDAVKGLLPVLIAKELGVDSLVLSSVVFAAFLGHLYPIFFQFKGGKGVATSFGVTLGVNWLLGLVVSGTWFLVYKISKISSLSALVAATLTPLYVWLIVSDLNLTITFSLISLILLWRHKSNIQRLLSGQES; this is encoded by the coding sequence ATGATAGAGTGGTTGTTGACGCCCTTGGCTTATCTGACCGGTTCGGTGTCTAGCGCAATTATCGTCTGTAAACTAATGGGGTTGGCTGATCCCAGGACTAATGGATCCGGTAATCCAGGGGCAACCAATGTCATGCGGATCGGCGGTAAAAAAGCGGCCGCCATTACTTTATTTGGCGATGCTGTCAAAGGTTTGCTGCCTGTATTGATAGCTAAGGAATTGGGGGTGGATAGTCTGGTGTTGTCCAGTGTAGTGTTTGCCGCATTTCTCGGCCATTTGTACCCGATCTTTTTTCAGTTTAAAGGCGGCAAAGGTGTCGCCACCAGTTTTGGCGTTACTCTGGGAGTTAACTGGCTGTTGGGGTTAGTGGTTTCCGGTACCTGGTTTTTGGTTTATAAAATCAGCAAAATCTCTTCCTTGTCGGCACTGGTGGCGGCTACATTAACACCGCTATATGTCTGGCTAATCGTCTCGGATCTCAATCTCACCATTACTTTTAGCTTGATTTCCCTCATTCTGCTATGGCGACACAAAAGCAATATCCAGCGATTGTTGTCTGGGCAGGAGTCCTAA
- the folB gene encoding dihydroneopterin aldolase, whose protein sequence is MDIIFLGGLEIDTIIGIYDWERTIKQKIVLDIEMAFDIQKAAASDDIAYALDYKKVSDRVVDFVEHSQYFLVEKLIEEVAQLLLTEFAIPWVKIILNKKGAISRAQDVGIIIERGQKS, encoded by the coding sequence ATGGATATTATCTTTTTAGGTGGGCTGGAAATCGATACCATCATCGGCATTTACGATTGGGAACGCACTATCAAACAAAAAATTGTGCTGGACATTGAAATGGCTTTTGACATTCAAAAAGCCGCCGCCAGTGACGATATCGCCTATGCTCTGGATTACAAAAAGGTTTCTGATCGGGTAGTCGATTTTGTCGAGCACAGCCAATATTTTCTGGTGGAAAAACTGATAGAAGAAGTCGCCCAACTGCTGTTAACGGAGTTTGCGATTCCGTGGGTAAAAATCATCTTGAATAAAAAAGGTGCCATCAGCCGGGCTCAGGATGTGGGTATCATCATTGAACGTGGACAAAAATCATGA
- the folK gene encoding 2-amino-4-hydroxy-6-hydroxymethyldihydropteridine diphosphokinase — protein MTVGYISVGSNIDKDINIPSSLRSLRLLFGDIIISSIYETAAVGFVGDTFYNLIVRFVSELSAKQVAKALREIELTHGRNREAAKFSSRTLDLDLILYGEQVIRDGRLSIPRDEIERYAFVLEPLAEIAGNELHPISKKSFAELWQNFDQTDLQQRRVQPPWPSNE, from the coding sequence ATGACCGTGGGCTATATCAGTGTCGGCAGCAATATTGACAAGGATATCAATATCCCTTCCAGCTTACGCAGCCTGCGCCTATTGTTTGGCGACATTATTATTTCCAGCATTTACGAAACAGCGGCCGTAGGATTTGTGGGAGACACTTTTTACAACTTGATAGTCCGATTTGTTTCGGAACTCAGTGCAAAGCAGGTTGCTAAAGCTTTACGCGAAATAGAACTGACGCATGGCCGCAATCGGGAAGCAGCCAAATTTTCATCCCGGACACTAGATTTGGATCTAATATTGTATGGTGAACAGGTAATACGTGATGGTCGTTTAAGCATTCCCAGAGACGAAATAGAACGCTATGCCTTTGTGCTAGAACCTTTGGCGGAGATTGCCGGTAATGAGCTGCATCCCATCAGTAAAAAATCTTTTGCCGAGTTGTGGCAAAATTTCGACCAAACCGATCTGCAACAGCGCCGGGTGCAGCCACCTTGGCCGTCAAATGAATAG
- a CDS encoding pteridine reductase yields MRKNVLITGAARRIGAACARLLHERGCNIIVHYHCSIAPALQLCRELNALRADSAIAVKADLTKLSELQNLVDIAQASWQGVDVLVNNAAQFFPGAVGQVGESDWDLLINSNLKAPFFLAQALAPVLTERRGCIINIVDIYAERSLPGYPVYSITKAGLVAMTQCLAKELAPAVRVNAVAPGAMLWPEQELEVLQKQQIIDRVALQHIGQALDIAQAVSFLIAEADYITGHTLTVDGGRRLFI; encoded by the coding sequence GTGCGGAAAAATGTACTGATAACGGGCGCAGCGCGGCGTATTGGTGCGGCTTGCGCCCGTTTACTGCATGAGCGTGGTTGTAATATCATCGTGCATTATCACTGTTCTATTGCACCGGCTTTACAGCTATGCCGCGAACTCAATGCCCTGCGAGCCGATTCCGCAATAGCGGTTAAGGCTGATTTGACCAAGCTGTCGGAATTGCAGAATCTGGTTGATATAGCTCAAGCTAGTTGGCAAGGTGTGGATGTATTGGTCAATAATGCCGCACAGTTTTTTCCTGGAGCGGTTGGTCAGGTTGGTGAGTCGGATTGGGATCTGTTGATCAATAGCAATCTCAAAGCGCCGTTTTTTTTGGCGCAGGCCTTGGCGCCGGTTTTAACCGAACGTCGGGGTTGTATCATCAATATTGTCGATATTTATGCCGAGCGCAGTTTACCCGGATATCCGGTATACAGCATTACTAAAGCAGGATTGGTGGCAATGACCCAATGTCTGGCCAAGGAACTGGCGCCGGCGGTACGGGTTAATGCGGTTGCTCCCGGCGCGATGTTGTGGCCGGAACAGGAGTTAGAAGTCCTGCAAAAGCAGCAGATAATTGACCGTGTGGCTTTGCAGCATATCGGCCAAGCTCTAGATATTGCCCAAGCCGTGAGTTTTTTAATTGCTGAGGCTGATTATATTACTGGGCATACCCTAACAGTAGACGGCGGGCGGCGTCTATTCATTTGA
- a CDS encoding thiopurine S-methyltransferase codes for MWLQFWRDRRNDFHQNKVNTLLTRFWPAFDSAPGSRVFVPLCGKSLDMLWLANQGYEVIGVELSPIAVKAFFRENRLKPERRRIGKFIVWKYERITILCGDYFALTKIDLGQVDLIYDRAALTALPEDIRSLYVAQLRLIVPEQVKVFLLTAEDHEEVISFADVSSIAAEIAVLYANDFEIELAYSESILESDPTEPDRVAELTDYKLYRLTGRTVAA; via the coding sequence TTGTGGTTACAGTTTTGGCGGGATCGGCGTAACGATTTTCATCAAAATAAAGTTAATACCTTGTTAACCCGATTCTGGCCGGCATTTGATAGCGCTCCCGGCAGTCGGGTATTTGTACCCTTGTGCGGAAAAAGTCTGGATATGTTGTGGCTGGCCAACCAAGGCTATGAGGTTATCGGTGTGGAATTGAGTCCGATTGCCGTTAAAGCTTTTTTTCGGGAAAATCGCTTAAAACCTGAGCGCCGCCGCATCGGAAAATTTATAGTATGGAAATATGAGCGCATTACTATCTTATGTGGAGATTATTTTGCTTTGACCAAGATTGATTTGGGTCAGGTTGATTTGATTTATGACCGGGCAGCTCTGACTGCTTTGCCGGAAGATATCCGTAGCCTTTATGTTGCTCAGTTACGTTTGATTGTACCTGAGCAGGTGAAGGTTTTTCTGCTGACTGCAGAAGATCACGAAGAAGTAATTAGTTTTGCTGATGTTTCCAGTATTGCCGCCGAAATAGCCGTCCTCTATGCCAATGATTTTGAAATAGAGCTGGCATACAGCGAAAGCATCTTGGAGTCAGATCCGACCGAGCCGGATCGGGTTGCAGAGCTTACCGATTATAAGCTGTATCGGTTGACTGGACGGACGGTAGCAGCATAA
- a CDS encoding class I SAM-dependent methyltransferase, protein MTTYQLRLQTVTVGGNSYQISSLLDLQQYADAAGLATQAGVPPAGWPLFGQLWPSARVLALFMDSYDLIGKRILEIGAGLALPSLVAHHRSADITVSDWHPLSENFLQQNVLLNKLGPIKYKTGSWDRENPALGHFDVIIGSDVLYERQQPEQLANFIHRHSATAVQVIIVDPDRGNRVAFCREMTDLGFGYSSRRANSLTENGDVYKGCFLTFNRNNAEQVIA, encoded by the coding sequence ATGACTACCTATCAGCTGAGGCTGCAAACTGTAACAGTTGGCGGCAATAGCTACCAGATATCTTCTTTGCTGGATCTCCAGCAATATGCCGATGCTGCCGGTCTGGCAACTCAGGCCGGAGTCCCTCCCGCCGGTTGGCCGTTGTTTGGGCAATTATGGCCCTCGGCACGAGTACTGGCCTTATTCATGGATAGTTACGATCTGATCGGCAAACGCATCCTGGAAATTGGCGCCGGTCTGGCCCTACCCAGTCTGGTTGCTCATCACCGTAGTGCTGATATTACGGTCAGTGACTGGCACCCTCTCAGTGAAAATTTTTTGCAGCAGAATGTATTGCTGAATAAGCTTGGTCCCATCAAGTATAAAACCGGTAGCTGGGACAGAGAAAATCCGGCTTTGGGCCATTTTGACGTGATTATAGGCAGCGATGTGCTTTATGAACGCCAGCAGCCGGAACAATTGGCTAATTTTATTCATCGGCATTCCGCAACGGCTGTGCAGGTGATTATTGTTGATCCTGATCGAGGCAATCGAGTGGCATTTTGTCGGGAAATGACGGATTTGGGTTTTGGCTATTCCAGTCGGCGCGCCAATAGTCTTACTGAAAACGGTGATGTCTATAAAGGTTGTTTTTTGACTTTTAACCGCAATAATGCCGAGCAGGTCATCGCGTGA
- a CDS encoding TraR/DksA C4-type zinc finger protein: MSTAWAGGTDAIVERMDKMTELFVAEARKTIYNGVSATHCEECGEPIPEARRKAIPCQYCLSCQTKLEKQR; encoded by the coding sequence ATGTCAACAGCATGGGCGGGCGGCACTGATGCCATTGTGGAAAGAATGGATAAAATGACCGAGCTATTCGTTGCGGAAGCCCGTAAAACAATTTATAACGGCGTATCTGCCACGCATTGCGAAGAATGTGGTGAGCCTATTCCCGAGGCTCGTCGCAAAGCCATTCCCTGTCAATATTGTTTATCCTGCCAAACCAAACTTGAAAAACAGCGTTAG
- a CDS encoding Spy/CpxP family protein refolding chaperone: protein MRKIMLILSLAPLAALANPVDVNCGQFPDHPPGHHGHGGFGDQLPPYLEKIDLSSAQKTEIKNLLESRKAEFAAKFGQDKSAIQELHKLSFSNEYSTEKAKALIEKATVSHQEKVLQKAELDNTIYKLLTSEQQQKLQAEIANFKGH from the coding sequence ATGCGTAAGATAATGTTGATATTAAGTTTGGCGCCGCTGGCTGCACTGGCCAATCCGGTTGATGTCAATTGTGGACAATTTCCGGATCATCCGCCAGGTCATCATGGTCATGGTGGTTTTGGTGACCAGCTGCCGCCGTATTTGGAAAAAATAGACTTAAGCTCCGCGCAAAAAACTGAGATTAAAAACTTGCTCGAGAGTCGCAAAGCTGAATTTGCAGCAAAATTCGGCCAGGATAAGTCGGCTATCCAGGAGTTACATAAACTCAGCTTTTCCAATGAATACAGTACAGAAAAAGCCAAGGCTCTGATCGAAAAAGCCACTGTCAGCCATCAGGAAAAAGTCCTGCAAAAAGCTGAATTGGATAACACAATTTACAAGTTGCTGACCAGTGAGCAACAGCAAAAATTGCAAGCCGAAATTGCCAACTTTAAAGGCCATTAA
- a CDS encoding response regulator transcription factor: MSKILIIDDDVDLTDLFQDYLQQEGFSVTVAHTGSNGLNLALSGQFDLLILDIMLPDIKGTEILTQLRRDSRLPILMFSARGDDIDRIIGLESGADDYVPKPCTPRELVARIRAILRRSETMTPDERPEPLSTGHLQIWSHKRRASWLGQPLELTSTEFNLLETLALHAGQIVSKTELSEKALGRPLARFDRSIDVHMSSIRQKLGHQIDGSSYIQTVRGQGYQLIKDE, from the coding sequence GTGAGTAAAATTTTAATTATTGATGATGATGTCGATCTGACCGACTTATTTCAGGACTATTTACAACAAGAAGGTTTTAGTGTGACGGTTGCCCATACTGGTAGCAACGGACTGAATTTGGCCCTGTCCGGCCAGTTTGATCTGCTGATACTGGACATTATGCTGCCGGATATTAAAGGCACAGAAATATTGACTCAACTGCGTCGCGACAGCCGTTTACCAATTTTAATGTTCAGTGCCCGTGGTGACGATATCGACCGCATTATCGGCCTGGAATCCGGTGCGGATGATTATGTGCCCAAACCCTGCACACCCAGAGAACTAGTGGCCAGAATCCGGGCAATTTTACGGCGTAGCGAAACTATGACACCAGATGAGCGGCCAGAACCCTTAAGTACCGGTCATTTACAAATATGGTCGCACAAACGCAGGGCCAGTTGGCTAGGACAACCGTTGGAACTGACCAGTACTGAGTTTAACCTGTTGGAAACCCTGGCGCTTCACGCCGGACAAATTGTCAGCAAAACCGAACTTTCTGAAAAAGCATTGGGCCGCCCGCTAGCCCGGTTCGATCGCAGCATAGACGTACACATGAGCAGCATCAGGCAAAAATTAGGCCATCAAATCGACGGCAGTTCTTATATCCAAACCGTACGCGGCCAGGGTTATCAATTGATAAAGGATGAGTGA
- a CDS encoding sensor histidine kinase, with protein sequence MGRLFWKFFFAFWLAVLTAGIGVGTAVWVRHNSNLLSSANEQDIIDSHASAFVNAAAGILTHGGVSGLRSFLDSVQEGPFPAVYAVNDADQEILERSLSDSQLQQIRNLYLQQTASPALRMVSADDGHRYLLFAPWTAHGLRGNRHQPPPDELGGEPPPDIPRHPRPGRRPPPWLAISAGTLASLMFSALLAWYFAKPIRKLRSAFAALAGGALDTRIGMAMGRRSDELTELGRDFDHMAQQICALVSAQRHLLHDVSHELRSPLARIQAAIGLAQQQPEKLAASMERIERETQRMNQLVGELLMLSRLEAGVDAEKISHIDIGDLLADIIADVQFEAEPLQVGINYKGPNHISGQCRSELLHRAIENVLRNAVQHCQAGGQVQTTVHFDARQRRLRIGIDDDGPGVPEQHLAAIFQPFFRSTPRDKNGAGLGLAIAYRAIAAQGGDIQARNRRGGGLRVIIELPLPA encoded by the coding sequence ATGGGGCGTTTATTCTGGAAATTTTTCTTTGCCTTCTGGCTGGCAGTATTGACAGCGGGTATTGGTGTCGGCACGGCGGTGTGGGTAAGACATAACAGCAACTTATTAAGCTCAGCAAACGAACAGGACATCATAGACAGCCATGCCTCGGCTTTTGTGAACGCTGCTGCCGGCATTTTGACACACGGCGGAGTCAGCGGTTTGCGTAGTTTTCTGGATAGTGTGCAGGAAGGGCCGTTCCCTGCGGTCTATGCCGTGAACGATGCCGACCAGGAAATTCTGGAACGCAGCCTTAGTGACTCGCAATTACAACAAATACGCAATCTATATTTGCAGCAGACGGCTAGCCCAGCCTTACGCATGGTTTCAGCTGATGATGGCCATCGTTACCTGTTGTTTGCTCCCTGGACAGCCCACGGCTTGCGTGGCAACCGGCATCAACCACCACCTGATGAGCTGGGTGGAGAGCCACCACCAGACATACCACGCCACCCCCGGCCTGGCCGACGGCCACCTCCGTGGTTGGCGATTAGTGCCGGCACACTGGCCAGCTTAATGTTCAGCGCCTTGCTGGCCTGGTATTTCGCCAAACCGATCCGCAAGCTGCGTAGTGCCTTTGCTGCCTTGGCCGGCGGTGCGCTCGATACCCGAATCGGTATGGCCATGGGCAGACGTAGTGATGAATTGACCGAACTGGGCCGCGACTTCGATCATATGGCACAGCAAATCTGCGCCCTGGTCAGTGCTCAGCGACATCTGCTTCATGATGTGTCTCATGAATTACGATCACCTTTAGCTCGCATTCAGGCCGCAATCGGCCTTGCCCAGCAGCAACCGGAAAAACTTGCCGCCAGTATGGAACGCATAGAACGTGAAACTCAACGTATGAACCAGCTGGTTGGCGAATTGCTAATGTTGTCGCGCCTGGAAGCTGGAGTCGATGCCGAAAAAATAAGCCATATTGATATAGGCGACCTGCTGGCCGATATCATTGCCGATGTGCAATTTGAGGCAGAGCCGCTGCAAGTGGGTATCAATTATAAGGGCCCCAACCATATCAGCGGTCAATGCCGAAGCGAATTGCTGCATCGCGCCATAGAAAATGTGTTACGCAACGCCGTTCAGCATTGCCAAGCCGGTGGTCAGGTGCAGACAACGGTTCATTTTGATGCCCGTCAGCGCCGATTGCGGATCGGAATTGATGATGATGGCCCCGGTGTGCCGGAACAGCATCTAGCAGCCATTTTTCAGCCGTTTTTTCGCAGCACTCCACGCGACAAAAATGGCGCCGGCTTGGGCTTGGCCATCGCCTACCGGGCCATTGCCGCCCAAGGCGGTGACATTCAAGCCCGGAATCGGCGCGGCGGTGGTTTACGGGTAATCATAGAGCTGCCATTACCGGCTTAA